In Exiguobacterium sibiricum 7-3, a genomic segment contains:
- a CDS encoding MDR family MFS transporter, whose amino-acid sequence MQRLKQLHPLTIGVLLGTFFARLGTFITMPFFAIYLSVVLKFSPVDVGWILSISAIASLVMSFIGGTLSDRYGRRTMMLSGTLGFVFVFIALAQVETFWAFFILSALNGVFRSIFEPSARALISDTTEEENRLFVFNIRYTCINIAAAIGPGIALLLSAGNTSITFYITAFVYFGYGVAIFILFKRHPITESHGGKKVSFGATVRLLKTDVAFTFALAGIIFGVFGYSQFNSTLPQFLTTTTLLSGGTSLFALLITINAITVLVVQYPIMKFGVKTSPLVSITVGIATVAVGLFVMGTAGTVWLMIGAMFIFTCGEVMMFTMTDILTDSFATPELRGSYFGAMGLTSIGQSVGPVVGGQLLLYFGADRPLPIFGVLALLTLLGIPLLLLSQRVHSQSKPEEEKEVVSL is encoded by the coding sequence ATGCAACGTTTGAAACAGCTTCATCCATTGACGATCGGGGTTTTGCTCGGCACGTTTTTCGCCCGGCTCGGGACATTCATCACGATGCCGTTTTTTGCGATTTACTTATCGGTCGTCTTAAAGTTCAGTCCGGTTGATGTCGGCTGGATTCTCAGTATCTCGGCCATCGCGAGTCTTGTCATGAGCTTCATCGGCGGAACGTTATCCGACCGGTATGGGCGGCGGACGATGATGCTGAGCGGGACACTCGGTTTCGTGTTTGTCTTCATCGCCTTGGCGCAAGTCGAGACATTTTGGGCATTTTTCATCTTAAGTGCTTTGAATGGCGTTTTTCGTTCCATCTTCGAACCGTCGGCGAGGGCGTTGATCAGTGATACGACGGAGGAAGAAAACCGGTTGTTCGTCTTTAACATCCGTTATACGTGCATCAATATTGCAGCGGCGATTGGACCGGGGATTGCCTTGTTGCTCAGTGCGGGCAATACGTCGATTACCTTCTATATTACGGCGTTCGTTTACTTCGGCTACGGCGTCGCCATCTTCATCCTGTTTAAGCGGCATCCGATCACGGAAAGTCACGGCGGGAAAAAGGTGTCGTTCGGGGCAACGGTCCGTCTGCTGAAGACCGACGTCGCTTTTACGTTCGCGCTCGCCGGGATCATCTTCGGAGTCTTCGGATACAGTCAGTTCAACTCGACATTGCCGCAGTTTTTAACGACGACGACGCTATTGTCGGGCGGGACGAGTTTGTTTGCCTTGTTGATTACGATTAACGCAATCACGGTACTCGTCGTCCAGTACCCGATCATGAAGTTTGGTGTCAAGACGTCGCCGCTCGTATCGATCACGGTCGGCATTGCGACCGTCGCCGTCGGTTTATTCGTTATGGGAACGGCCGGTACGGTCTGGCTGATGATCGGCGCGATGTTCATCTTCACGTGCGGGGAAGTGATGATGTTCACGATGACGGATATCTTGACCGACAGCTTTGCGACACCGGAATTACGGGGTAGTTATTTCGGGGCGATGGGCTTGACGTCAATCGGTCAATCGGTCGGACCGGTCGTCGGCGGTCAATTGTTACTTTATTTTGGTGCAGATCGACCACTGCCGATTTTTGGTGTCCTAGCCCTCTTGACATTGCTCGGTATCCCACTGCTCTTACTGTCACAGCGGGTTCACAGTCAGTCGAAACCGGAAGAAGAGAAGGAAGTCGTCTCACTTTAA
- a CDS encoding MetQ/NlpA family ABC transporter substrate-binding protein yields the protein MKLWKKFVGTAAVSVLAISLAACGEESSSGSEDSKTLVIGASNVPHAEILEHVQKEYEAKGYKLEIKKFQDYVLPNKALAEKEIDANYFQHVPYLEQQEKENKDYKFASAGGVHVEPLGVYSKKYKSLDELPKGATILTSSNVAERGRVLTFLQNEGLIKLKDGKTTDAQLKDIAENPKNIKFKTNIEASLLPQAYKNNEGDAVLINTNYAIDNGLNPLKDTIALEDESSPYVNIIVTRDGDEKDKRVTTLLDILHEKKNQDWITKEYKGAVVPVSK from the coding sequence ATGAAACTTTGGAAAAAATTCGTCGGCACAGCAGCCGTATCGGTCTTAGCAATCAGCCTCGCGGCATGCGGAGAAGAATCTTCATCAGGCAGCGAGGATTCTAAAACACTCGTCATTGGAGCGTCAAACGTTCCCCACGCTGAAATTCTCGAGCACGTTCAAAAAGAATACGAAGCAAAAGGCTATAAACTCGAAATCAAGAAGTTCCAGGATTACGTGTTACCGAACAAAGCATTGGCTGAAAAAGAAATCGATGCGAACTACTTCCAACACGTGCCGTACCTTGAGCAACAGGAAAAAGAAAATAAAGACTACAAATTTGCAAGTGCCGGTGGCGTTCACGTCGAACCACTCGGTGTCTACTCTAAGAAATATAAGTCGTTGGATGAATTACCAAAAGGCGCAACGATCTTAACGAGCTCAAACGTCGCAGAACGCGGACGTGTCTTGACGTTCCTCCAAAATGAAGGACTCATCAAGTTGAAAGACGGTAAAACAACGGATGCACAGCTCAAAGACATCGCAGAAAACCCGAAAAACATCAAGTTCAAGACGAATATCGAAGCGTCACTCTTACCACAAGCCTACAAAAACAACGAAGGCGACGCTGTTCTCATCAACACGAACTATGCGATCGATAACGGTCTGAACCCGTTGAAAGATACGATTGCGTTAGAGGACGAGTCTTCGCCGTACGTCAACATCATCGTCACACGTGATGGCGACGAGAAAGACAAGCGCGTCACGACTCTCTTAGACATTCTTCATGAGAAAAAAAACCAGGACTGGATCACAAAAGAATACAAAGGGGCAGTTGTCCCGGTCAGTAAATAA